In the genome of Microthrixaceae bacterium, one region contains:
- a CDS encoding FdhF/YdeP family oxidoreductase, translating into MTRPAPPPRPDDEADQLQVFGPARVAAGLGSVRSTMSQTAAQLGLRRGTRLLVRVNQPEGFDCPGCAWPEPAERSHLEFCENGAKALAEEATVRRCGPDFFASHPVAALAEQSDHWLGQQGRLTHPMMRTAGDTHYRPVAWSMALDLVADRLRTAATRHPDRAVFYTSGRTSNEVAFLYQLLARRLGTNNLPDCSNLCHESSGVALTQTIGVGKGSVTLTDLHQAELILVVGQNPGTNHPRMLSALGKAKANGAQVVAVNPMPEAGLLGFADPKTARGLAGRPAGLADHFLQIRVGADLALFQWLNRRLVELDAETPGVVDHGFVTSHTHGWPELAEHLAAVDSDALLAATGLPREQVEAVARLLADRRRIVICWAMGITQHRQAVATIREMVNTLLLRGAIGRPGAGVCPVRGHSNVQGDRTMGIVEKPTVEFLAALGAEFGFDAPTRHGTDVVAAIEAMARGDVDVFMAMGGNFLSASPDTEVVAEALARVGLSVAVSTKLNRSHLIGSGTALILPCLGRTEVDRTGGRVQRVTVEDSMSVVHASSGSLAPASDHLLSEVAIVAELGSRVDPYEGIDWMGLAGDYGLIRDHIEAVVPGFTDFNRRLDHPGGFVLPHPPRDHLRFPTPDGLAHLTVNEFAPEVVPPGHLLLQTVRSHDQFNTTIYGLDDRYRGISNGRRVVFVNPADLAELNHGDGDRVDVVSEWRDGRCRRIHDFRLVAYPVARGTCAAYFPEANPLVPLGSIADESRTPTSKSIIVRFVAT; encoded by the coding sequence ATGACCCGTCCGGCCCCTCCTCCACGCCCTGACGATGAAGCCGATCAGCTCCAGGTGTTCGGCCCGGCCCGAGTCGCGGCCGGGCTGGGATCGGTTCGCTCCACCATGAGCCAGACCGCCGCTCAACTTGGTCTGCGTAGAGGTACCCGCCTACTGGTGAGGGTGAACCAGCCCGAGGGTTTCGATTGCCCTGGCTGCGCCTGGCCCGAACCGGCCGAGCGATCCCACCTCGAGTTCTGTGAGAACGGTGCCAAGGCACTGGCCGAGGAAGCCACCGTCCGCCGTTGCGGTCCCGACTTCTTCGCCTCCCACCCGGTGGCCGCATTGGCCGAACAGAGCGACCACTGGCTCGGCCAGCAGGGTCGGCTCACCCACCCGATGATGCGGACCGCCGGGGACACGCACTACCGGCCGGTGGCTTGGAGCATGGCCCTGGACCTGGTGGCCGACAGGCTGCGGACGGCCGCTACCCGTCACCCCGACCGTGCCGTCTTCTACACCTCGGGACGTACCAGCAACGAGGTCGCTTTCCTCTACCAACTGCTGGCCCGCCGGTTGGGCACCAACAACCTGCCCGATTGCTCCAACCTGTGCCACGAATCGAGCGGCGTGGCGCTGACCCAGACGATCGGGGTGGGCAAGGGCAGCGTCACCCTCACCGACCTGCACCAGGCCGAGTTGATCCTGGTCGTCGGTCAGAACCCGGGAACCAACCATCCCCGGATGCTTTCTGCGTTGGGCAAGGCCAAGGCCAACGGTGCCCAGGTAGTGGCCGTCAACCCCATGCCCGAGGCCGGCCTGCTGGGATTCGCTGATCCAAAGACCGCCCGGGGCCTGGCCGGGCGACCGGCGGGGCTCGCCGACCACTTCCTCCAGATCCGGGTGGGAGCCGATCTGGCCTTGTTCCAGTGGCTGAATCGGCGCCTGGTCGAGTTGGACGCCGAGACGCCAGGTGTCGTCGATCATGGTTTCGTCACCTCCCACACCCACGGGTGGCCGGAGTTGGCCGAACACCTTGCGGCCGTCGACTCTGACGCTCTCCTCGCTGCCACCGGCCTTCCCCGGGAACAGGTCGAGGCGGTGGCCCGGCTCCTGGCCGACCGGAGACGGATCGTCATCTGCTGGGCCATGGGTATCACCCAACACCGTCAGGCGGTGGCCACCATCCGCGAGATGGTCAACACCTTGCTGCTTCGGGGTGCCATCGGCCGACCCGGCGCCGGGGTTTGCCCGGTGCGCGGCCATTCCAACGTCCAGGGCGACCGGACCATGGGCATCGTGGAGAAGCCGACGGTCGAGTTCCTGGCCGCGCTCGGAGCCGAGTTCGGTTTCGACGCCCCCACCCGGCATGGGACCGACGTGGTCGCGGCCATCGAAGCCATGGCTCGCGGTGATGTAGACGTGTTCATGGCGATGGGCGGGAACTTCTTGTCGGCGTCTCCCGATACCGAGGTCGTGGCGGAGGCCTTGGCTCGGGTCGGGCTCAGCGTGGCCGTGTCCACCAAGCTCAATCGGTCTCACCTGATCGGCAGCGGGACGGCCTTGATCCTTCCCTGTCTGGGTCGGACGGAAGTCGACCGCACCGGCGGGCGAGTCCAGCGGGTGACGGTGGAGGACTCGATGAGTGTGGTCCACGCCTCGTCGGGGTCGCTGGCCCCAGCGTCGGATCATCTGCTCAGCGAGGTGGCGATCGTGGCCGAGCTGGGCAGCCGGGTCGACCCCTATGAGGGGATCGACTGGATGGGGTTGGCTGGTGACTACGGACTGATCCGAGACCACATCGAGGCCGTTGTCCCAGGGTTCACCGACTTCAACCGACGCCTGGACCATCCCGGTGGGTTCGTGTTGCCGCACCCCCCTCGGGACCACCTCCGGTTCCCTACCCCCGACGGGCTCGCCCACCTGACCGTCAACGAGTTCGCACCCGAGGTGGTCCCACCTGGGCACCTGCTACTGCAGACCGTGCGGTCCCACGACCAGTTCAACACCACCATCTACGGACTAGACGATCGGTACCGGGGAATCAGCAACGGTCGTCGGGTGGTGTTCGTGAACCCCGCCGACCTGGCCGAGTTGAACCACGGCGACGGCGACCGCGTCGATGTGGTCAGCGAATGGCGAGATGGGCGGTGTCGGCGGATCCACGACTTCCGCCTGGTGGCCTACCCGGTGGCGCGAGGGACCTGCGCTGCCTACTTCCCCGAAGCCAACCCGTTGGTTCCCTTGGGTTCGATCGCCGACGAGAGCCGGACTCCAACGTCCAAGTCGATCATCGTGCGCTTCGTGGCGACCTGA
- the fdhD gene encoding formate dehydrogenase accessory sulfurtransferase FdhD — protein MSRSRSVSQLVDKVDRSGTERATDHLVVEEPLEIRLDGVRVTTTMRTPGHDGELAAGFCFSDGLLGGASVLGVDHGAGNAASVDTGGQAPVPTTRLTATTSSCGWCGTDALDDLASWLEPLGSRWPFDVAVLGAVVERVRQSQDLFELTGGVHAAAAFDRTGRPEVVREDIGRHNAVDKVVGRLLLDGRLPAGEMGLFVSGRTSFEIIQKAWAAGFSAVVSVSAPSSLAVDTARRAGLMLAGFARPGRLNVYVP, from the coding sequence GTGTCCAGGAGTCGCTCCGTTTCTCAGCTCGTCGACAAGGTCGACCGGTCGGGCACCGAGAGGGCAACCGATCATCTGGTGGTGGAAGAACCTCTCGAGATCCGCCTGGACGGCGTGCGGGTGACGACCACCATGAGGACCCCTGGCCATGACGGTGAGCTGGCTGCGGGCTTCTGCTTCTCCGACGGGCTGCTGGGAGGAGCCTCGGTGCTCGGGGTCGACCATGGTGCCGGGAACGCCGCCTCCGTGGACACCGGCGGTCAGGCCCCCGTTCCGACCACCCGCCTCACCGCCACCACTTCTTCATGCGGGTGGTGCGGCACCGATGCCCTCGATGACCTGGCGTCTTGGTTGGAGCCCCTCGGGTCCCGGTGGCCCTTCGACGTGGCCGTGTTGGGGGCAGTGGTCGAGCGGGTGAGGCAATCCCAGGACCTCTTCGAACTGACCGGAGGCGTGCACGCCGCGGCCGCCTTCGATCGCACGGGTCGGCCCGAAGTGGTCCGCGAAGACATCGGCCGCCACAACGCCGTCGACAAGGTGGTGGGCAGGCTCCTGCTCGACGGCCGATTGCCTGCCGGTGAGATGGGTTTGTTCGTGAGCGGCCGGACCAGCTTCGAGATCATCCAGAAGGCGTGGGCCGCAGGGTTCTCGGCGGTCGTGTCGGTGAGCGCTCCATCGTCGTTGGCCGTCGACACCGCCCGCCGCGCTGGCCTGATGCTGGCCGGGTTCGCCCGTCCGGGACGCTTGAACGTCTACGTACCATGA
- a CDS encoding diguanylate cyclase: MDTSSISHAGNDPLRVPESLFRAIVDSTAHPFVVVSLDGTIQYAGESIVTLLGWKPADMVGHNVVDFIPPDEVDRALAAFAQVQITEGRATSIPMVFRLLNSDGTSTWCEVAAISAQSTRQHDLVLRLRSWEHNFHFNQFLGALSGADPFSEVCEHLCRSIIPTLQVAGALIHHGFDGYEFRWTDGAGVPKACVPTDAGPWHRAALTGEQVNATIDDLPPRARIPAEEAGLAGVWCIPIEVSPKLPPAVLSVWRHDDAEPLLGHQMGLELQARYAQLAIQKWIEHQRLIHLAGHDSLTGVANRATFRERLAEALAIGEGELAVAFCDLDAFKPINDAHGHQVGDQVLVQVAERLRSALRAGDDLARLGGDEFTVLLRRVPDPTTANHLAERMLATMATPFEVGGLRLRLGLSIGIALVAPGLTADSLLGLADGALYQAKHQGGGCACLASR, from the coding sequence ATGGACACGTCCAGCATCAGCCATGCAGGCAACGATCCTCTGCGCGTCCCCGAATCGCTGTTCCGGGCCATCGTCGACAGCACCGCCCACCCCTTCGTGGTGGTCAGCCTGGACGGCACCATCCAGTACGCCGGTGAATCGATCGTCACCCTGCTGGGCTGGAAGCCAGCCGACATGGTCGGCCACAACGTCGTCGATTTCATCCCCCCCGACGAAGTCGACCGGGCCTTGGCCGCCTTCGCCCAAGTTCAGATCACCGAAGGCCGGGCCACCTCCATCCCGATGGTGTTCAGGCTCTTGAACAGCGACGGGACCTCGACGTGGTGCGAGGTGGCGGCCATCAGTGCTCAATCCACCCGCCAGCACGATCTGGTCCTCCGACTGCGGTCCTGGGAGCACAACTTCCACTTCAACCAGTTCCTCGGAGCGCTCAGCGGTGCCGACCCGTTCTCTGAGGTCTGCGAGCACCTGTGTCGGTCGATCATTCCGACCCTCCAGGTGGCGGGGGCGCTCATCCACCACGGATTCGATGGTTACGAGTTCCGCTGGACCGACGGGGCCGGGGTCCCCAAGGCCTGCGTACCCACCGATGCGGGACCGTGGCATCGGGCCGCCTTGACCGGAGAGCAGGTGAACGCCACCATCGACGACCTGCCACCTCGGGCCCGGATCCCCGCCGAGGAAGCTGGGCTGGCCGGGGTGTGGTGCATCCCCATCGAGGTCTCGCCCAAGCTCCCCCCGGCCGTCTTGTCGGTATGGCGTCACGACGATGCCGAACCCCTCCTCGGCCACCAGATGGGACTCGAGCTCCAGGCCCGTTATGCCCAACTGGCCATCCAGAAGTGGATCGAGCACCAGCGCCTCATCCACCTCGCCGGCCACGACAGCCTGACCGGGGTGGCCAACCGCGCCACCTTCCGGGAGCGTCTGGCCGAAGCCCTCGCCATCGGCGAGGGGGAGTTGGCGGTGGCTTTCTGTGACCTCGACGCCTTCAAGCCGATCAACGATGCCCACGGCCACCAGGTCGGAGACCAGGTACTGGTCCAGGTGGCCGAGCGCCTCCGCTCGGCGCTACGGGCCGGGGACGACCTGGCCCGCCTGGGTGGAGATGAGTTCACCGTCCTGCTCCGACGGGTTCCAGATCCGACCACGGCCAACCACCTGGCCGAGCGGATGTTGGCCACCATGGCCACCCCCTTCGAGGTGGGCGGGCTGCGCCTCCGCCTGGGTCTGTCGATCGGCATCGCGCTGGTTGCTCCGGGTCTGACCGCCGATTCCCTCCTGGGCCTGGCCGACGGCGCCCTCTACCAGGCCAAACACCAAGGCGGCGGCTGCGCCTGCCTGGCTAGCCGCTGA
- the rlmB gene encoding 23S rRNA (guanosine(2251)-2'-O)-methyltransferase RlmB, which yields MASGRGSGRGSGKGGSGGRGGQARSAAPRSSGGGKGRGKGGGASGQGPRNPLGQMGPQGRAPRRSSTTGLGGEQVEGRQAVRELLLANRRDTREIWMAADLDPAPVLDDIRELAAEARVVIKEVGRSKLDAAARTDAPQGVIAFARPLPEVSVDDLLGPGYGGSSPFLLLSDGITDPGNLGALLRSAECAGVTGVVLPRHRAVHITPTVTKAAAGSIEHLPMAIVGGMAKTVDELRRSGVLVIGLDERGSRSLWELDVAMADRAVALVLGAEGPGLGRLVRERCDEVVSIPMRGRLSSLNVATAGALACFEVARARSLG from the coding sequence GTGGCTTCAGGACGCGGTTCGGGTCGGGGTTCGGGCAAGGGTGGTTCAGGCGGGCGGGGTGGTCAGGCGCGCTCCGCCGCGCCCCGTTCGTCGGGAGGTGGCAAGGGACGGGGGAAGGGCGGCGGCGCTTCGGGTCAGGGGCCGCGCAACCCGTTGGGGCAGATGGGCCCTCAGGGTCGCGCTCCGCGCCGTTCCAGCACCACGGGTTTGGGCGGAGAGCAGGTCGAGGGTCGCCAGGCGGTGCGGGAACTGCTGTTGGCCAACCGGCGCGACACCCGGGAGATCTGGATGGCGGCCGACCTGGACCCGGCTCCGGTGCTCGACGACATCCGAGAGCTGGCTGCTGAAGCCCGGGTGGTCATCAAGGAGGTCGGTCGCTCCAAGCTCGATGCTGCCGCACGCACCGATGCCCCTCAGGGGGTTATCGCCTTTGCTCGGCCGTTGCCCGAGGTCTCCGTGGACGACCTGCTGGGTCCCGGTTACGGGGGAAGCTCGCCGTTCCTGCTCTTGTCTGATGGAATCACCGACCCCGGCAACCTCGGGGCCCTGCTCCGCTCGGCCGAGTGTGCGGGGGTCACAGGGGTAGTCCTTCCCCGACATCGTGCCGTCCACATCACCCCCACCGTGACCAAGGCGGCGGCGGGCAGCATCGAGCACCTGCCCATGGCGATCGTGGGGGGGATGGCCAAGACGGTGGACGAGCTTCGTCGGTCGGGGGTCCTGGTGATCGGACTGGACGAACGGGGAAGCCGGTCACTGTGGGAGCTGGACGTGGCGATGGCCGATCGCGCGGTGGCGTTGGTCCTGGGAGCGGAGGGCCCTGGTTTAGGTCGGCTGGTTCGGGAGCGCTGCGACGAGGTGGTGTCGATCCCAATGCGGGGTCGCCTGTCCAGCCTCAACGTGGCCACGGCTGGGGCCTTGGCTTGCTTCGAGGTGGCCCGGGCTCGCAGCCTTGGCTAA
- a CDS encoding 2-C-methyl-D-erythritol 2,4-cyclodiphosphate synthase — MPVRVRVGQGFDVHPFIDDPDRPLVLGGVVFDSPRALAGHSDADVIAHACADALLGAAGLGDIGMLFPDTDPRWSGANSIDLLAEVARRVRSAGWEPGNVDASVVTDHPKMAPARVQMQERLSAAVEAPVSVKGRRPEGLGALGRGEGVACWAVAVVTRP; from the coding sequence ATACCGGTGAGGGTTCGGGTCGGTCAGGGCTTCGACGTCCATCCCTTCATAGACGATCCGGACAGGCCGCTGGTTCTCGGCGGGGTGGTCTTCGACAGTCCCCGGGCCCTGGCCGGGCACAGCGATGCCGATGTCATCGCTCACGCCTGTGCTGATGCCTTGCTCGGGGCGGCGGGTCTCGGAGACATCGGGATGCTCTTTCCTGACACCGATCCCCGCTGGTCGGGGGCCAACAGCATCGATCTGTTGGCCGAGGTGGCCCGACGGGTCCGCTCCGCTGGTTGGGAGCCGGGAAACGTCGATGCGTCGGTGGTGACCGATCATCCCAAGATGGCGCCAGCCCGAGTCCAGATGCAGGAGCGCCTGTCCGCCGCGGTGGAGGCTCCGGTCTCGGTCAAGGGCCGTCGACCCGAAGGTCTCGGGGCGTTGGGGCGAGGCGAGGGCGTGGCATGTTGGGCGGTGGCGGTGGTGACCCGCCCTTGA
- a CDS encoding 2-C-methyl-D-erythritol 4-phosphate cytidylyltransferase, with translation MDLGDRGGRRVGQPVRRAKQYASLLGRRVVDWSIEAARSVSDGVVLVVPPDRTTEVEPGVDLVVAGGATRSESVRAGLSVLPADVAVVVVHDGARPLATHSLFRSVVDAVLAGADVAVPVVAVVDTVTDEHGAVVDRDRLRVVQTPQGFSADTLARVHASKPEATDDASLVVAAGGRLRQVSGERWNLKVTEPGDLAVAEAILEGYR, from the coding sequence ATCGACCTGGGCGATCGTGGTGGCCGCCGGGTCGGGCAGCCGGTTCGGAGGGCCAAGCAATACGCTTCACTGCTGGGGCGTCGGGTGGTCGACTGGTCGATCGAAGCGGCTCGGTCGGTGTCTGACGGTGTGGTCCTGGTGGTTCCACCGGACCGTACGACCGAGGTCGAACCGGGTGTGGACCTGGTGGTGGCCGGCGGGGCGACGCGGTCCGAGTCGGTCAGGGCCGGATTGTCCGTCTTGCCCGCCGATGTGGCCGTGGTGGTCGTCCACGACGGCGCCCGTCCGCTGGCCACGCACTCGTTGTTCCGATCGGTGGTCGACGCGGTGCTGGCCGGAGCCGACGTTGCCGTGCCGGTGGTGGCGGTGGTGGACACGGTCACCGATGAGCACGGGGCCGTGGTGGATCGGGATCGGCTCCGGGTGGTGCAGACCCCACAGGGTTTCAGCGCCGACACGCTGGCTCGGGTACACGCCAGTAAGCCCGAAGCCACCGATGATGCATCGCTGGTGGTGGCTGCCGGTGGCCGTCTGCGTCAGGTGAGCGGCGAGAGGTGGAACCTGAAGGTGACCGAGCCCGGCGATCTCGCCGTGGCCGAGGCGATCTTGGAGGGATACCGGTGA
- a CDS encoding Crp/Fnr family transcriptional regulator: MVAVAASAQTRRYLRGDVVFAESDAPDRLCVVSSGRIAISKRSVDGRESMVALMEHGDVFGEMGLFDGQGRSAEARALEASELVEVPYEPLRHIYEARPDLLWGVVHLLAQRLRVTDSALADSVFLDVTGRTAKRLLELAGDAEDFALPITQEELAGMVGASRERVNKAIASFVRLRWIEQHDRRYRITNREELERRSR, translated from the coding sequence ATGGTCGCAGTAGCTGCGTCGGCCCAGACCCGCCGTTACCTCCGGGGAGATGTGGTTTTCGCCGAGAGCGACGCGCCCGACCGTCTCTGCGTGGTGTCCTCGGGGCGCATCGCCATCTCCAAACGTTCCGTCGACGGGCGCGAATCGATGGTGGCCCTCATGGAGCACGGCGATGTGTTCGGGGAGATGGGTCTGTTCGACGGCCAGGGACGCTCCGCCGAGGCCCGGGCCCTAGAGGCGTCCGAGCTGGTCGAGGTTCCCTACGAACCCCTACGCCACATCTATGAGGCCCGCCCCGACTTGTTGTGGGGCGTGGTCCACCTGCTGGCCCAACGTCTGCGCGTTACCGACTCGGCCCTCGCCGATTCGGTGTTCCTCGACGTGACCGGCCGCACGGCCAAGCGGCTCTTGGAGTTGGCCGGAGATGCCGAGGACTTCGCCCTGCCCATCACCCAAGAGGAGCTGGCCGGTATGGTCGGCGCCTCACGGGAGCGAGTCAACAAGGCCATAGCCAGCTTCGTGCGCCTGCGGTGGATCGAACAGCATGACCGCCGCTACCGCATCACCAACCGAGAAGAGCTGGAGCGCCGCTCCCGCTGA